Proteins encoded together in one Nyctibius grandis isolate bNycGra1 chromosome 1, bNycGra1.pri, whole genome shotgun sequence window:
- the MSH5 gene encoding mutS protein homolog 5 codes for MSAPSATSCALPPPLRPEQEDQECSETHMSVLWYAGQLAITYYDTEDCSVYFMPDIPDNEDLKLLQKVIGEVNPRCIVTSAKQDQNIATFLANLTATLGDKDIGKPEIVLFPNIDFGLEVSKQRILSRQFPFIPSHMTATEKILYLSSIIPFESPLMIRALGGLLKFLDRRRVGVELEESTIAVPILAFKKFVLSDIVNMDQDTYCVLQIFKSDIHPSVYKLSSGLKEGFSLYGILNRCRCKWGEKLLRLWLTRPTRNLTELNKRLDVIQFFLLAQNHETVLTLQGCLKNIKNVPLILKRMTLSHTKVSDWQALYKTVCSAMCLRDTCRSLPNAIELFQTISRVFTDDLHYIASLISKVVDFEGSTSEHRFTVRPNVDPTIDEKKRKLMGLSDFLTEVARKELDTLDDHIPSCCVIYIPLIGFLLSIPRLPTMVDKSDFEIEGLDFMFLSEDKLHYRSARTKELDTLLGDLHCEIRDQETLIMHQLQTKILEKSEVLNTVIKYTAHLDVLLALAVMARENAYCRPRFTHRHGFHIKDGRHPLMELCAKTFVANPVNSGEATRRIKIITGPNSSGKSVYLKQVGLIVFMALIGSYVPAAEAEIGVIDGIYTRIHSRESVSVGLSTFMIDLNQVAKAVNNATERSLVLIDEFGKGTNTLDGLSLLAAVLRYWISRGTQCPQVFVSTNFHSLMQLELLPDTPLLEYLTMETHQDGDELIFFYQIKQGMSTVSHAANIAALAGMPAKIIERGVEVSELIRNGKAIKRTDHPSKGDRMEKCKSVVEKFLCLDLDDPHVDLEEFMQKEVLPSAASVL; via the coding sequence ATGAGTGCCCCATCAGCCACAAGTTGTGCCTTGCCACCACCGCTTAGGCCCGAACAAGAGGACCAAGAGTGCTCTGAGACACACATGTCTGTTCTGTGGTATGCAGGGCAGCTTGCAATTACTTATTATGATACAGAAGATTGCTCAGTCTACTTCATGCCTGACATACCTGACAATGAAGACCTCAAGCTACTGCAAAAAGTGATTGGGGAAGTTAATCCTCGATGCATAGTGACCAGTGCAAAACAGGACCAGAATATTGCCACATTCCTGGCCAACCTAACAGCCACTCTTGGTGATAAAGATATAGGAAAACCAGAAATTGTCCTGTTTCCTAACATAGATTTTGGCCTAGAGGTCAGCAAGCAACGGATCCTATCTAGGCAATTTCCATTTATCCCATCTCATATGACTGCAACAGAGAAAATTCTCTACTTGTCCTCAATCATTCCTTTTGAGAGCCCACTCATGATTCGAGCCCTAGGAGGACTCCTTAAGTTTCTAGATAGGAGAAGGGTTGGAGTTGAGCTCGAAGAAAGCACTATTGCAGTTCCTATTTTGGCCTTTAAAAAGTTTGTGCTGTCAGATATTGTGAATATGGACCAAGACACTTATTGTGTCCTGCAGATATTTAAAAGTGATATCCATCCTTCTGTGTACAAGCTGTCCAGTGGATTAAAAGAAGGATTCAGTTTATATGGAATTTTAAACCGTTGCAGGTgcaaatggggagaaaaattgCTGAGGCTGTGGCTCACACGACCTACTCGGAACCTGACAGAGCTGAACAAACGGCTAGATGTTATCCAATTCTTCCTGTTGGCTCAGAACCATGAAACAGTCCTCACTCTTCAAGGTTGTCtcaagaatattaaaaatgtgcctCTTATTCTAAAAAGAATGACTCTTTCCCACACAAAAGTTAGTGACTGGCAAGCACTCTATAAGACAGTGTGCAGTGCAATGTGCCTTAGAGACACATGTCGTTCTCTGCCCAACGCTATTGAACTCTTTCAGACTATTTCGCGTGTCTTCACTGATGATCTGCACTACATTGCTAGTCTAATCAGCAAAGTGGTGGACTTTGAAGGCAGCACCTCAGAGCACCGCTTCACTGTTAGACCCAATGTGGACCCCACCATTGATGAGAAGAAACGAAAGCTGATGGGACTGTCAGACTTCCTTACAGAAGTAGCTCGAAAAGAATTGGATACCTTGGACGATCATATTCCCTCCTGTTGTGTGATCTACATTCCTTTGATTGGGTTCCTTCTCTCCATTCCACGGCTACCAACAATGGTGGATAAGAGTGACTTCGAAATCGAAGGCTTGGACTTCATGTTCTTGTCAGAGGATAAACTGCACTACAGAAGTGCTAGGACTAAGGAGCTAGACACCCTGCTGGGTGACTTGCACTGTGAGATCAGGGACCAGGAAACACTTATTATGCACCAACTGCAGACAAAGATCTTGGAGAAGTCTGAAGTGCTTAACACCGTGATCAAGTATACTGCACACCTAGATGTGCTGCTAGCTTTGGCAGTGATGGCCAGGGAGAATGCTTACTGCCGGCCACGCTTTACTCACCGCCATGGCTTCCACATCAAGGATGGAAGACATCCGCTTATGGAACTATGCGCAAAGACTTTTGTGGCCAATCCCGTGAACAGTGGTGAGGCTACCAGACGAATAAAGATCATCACAGGGCCCAACTCATCTGGAAAGAGCGTCTACTTAAAGCAAGTAGGTCTTATAGTATTCATGGCTTTAATCGGCAGTTACGTccctgcagcagaggcagagatTGGAGTAATTGATGGGATTTACACAAGAATCCACAGTAGGGAATCAGTCTCTGTAGGGCTCTCTACTTTCATGATTGATCTTAACCAGGTTGCCAAGGCAGTAAACAATGCCACAGAGAGGTCCTTGGTACTTATTGATGAGTTTGGTAAAGGGACCAATACACTGGATGGCCTGTCCCTTCTGGCTGCTGTCCTGAGGTACTGGATCAGTCGAGGAACCCAGTGTCCGCAGGTCTTTGTCTCCACTAATTTTCACAGTTTAATGCAGCTAGAACTCCTGCCTGACACACCTCTTCTGGAGTACCTGACCATGGAGACCCATCAAGATGGAGATGAGCTGATATTTTTCTACCAGATCAAACAGGGCATGTCCACTGTTAGTCATGCTGCCAACATCGCTGCATTAGCAGGAATGCCAGCCAAAATTATTGAAAGGGGAGTGGAAGTGTCAGAACTGATTCGCAATGGAAAAGCTATCAAACGTACTGATCATCCTTCAAAAGGAGATCGGATGGAAAAATGCAAGTCTGTTGTGGAAAAGTTTCTTTGCCTAGACCTTGATGATCCACATGTAGACTTAGAAGAGTTCATGCAAAAAGAggtgctgccttctgcagcctCAGTTCTGTAA